A single Silvibacterium dinghuense DNA region contains:
- the pssA gene encoding CDP-diacylglycerol--serine O-phosphatidyltransferase, which translates to MYILPSMFTAGNIAAGYYAIMQSLQGSVREPHHFDYAALAIGFAIPFDALDGRIARMTNTTSDFGKELDSLADVITFGVAPSILAFSWGVHMLPAALDPALREKLVQIGGFLCFVFLLCGASRLARFNISHDPVPKNPGRPGRKYFVGMPIPAAAGVVAAVVHAFAGRPVFNQWIAVVWLALVGLLGFLMVSTWRFWSGKEINLSSRHPFQLIILIGLVIYLLVFFSRIVLPIMALIYMFSGIVARIAYSRQRHRKTAQAETLSSSSTSSTGTPA; encoded by the coding sequence ATGTACATCCTGCCGTCGATGTTTACGGCGGGCAATATCGCCGCCGGATATTACGCCATCATGCAGAGCCTGCAGGGCTCGGTGCGTGAGCCGCATCACTTCGACTACGCGGCGTTGGCCATCGGTTTTGCGATCCCGTTCGACGCGCTCGATGGGCGCATCGCACGCATGACGAATACGACCAGCGATTTCGGCAAAGAGCTGGATTCGCTGGCCGACGTGATCACTTTCGGCGTGGCGCCGAGCATCCTGGCCTTCAGCTGGGGTGTTCACATGCTGCCGGCGGCTCTTGATCCGGCGCTTCGGGAGAAGCTGGTTCAGATCGGCGGCTTCCTCTGCTTCGTCTTCCTGCTGTGTGGGGCGAGCCGTCTGGCGCGCTTCAACATCAGTCACGATCCGGTGCCGAAGAATCCGGGACGGCCGGGACGGAAGTATTTTGTTGGCATGCCGATTCCGGCAGCGGCAGGCGTGGTGGCTGCGGTGGTGCATGCCTTCGCAGGGCGTCCGGTCTTCAATCAGTGGATTGCCGTGGTATGGCTGGCACTGGTGGGGCTGCTCGGGTTCCTGATGGTGAGCACCTGGCGCTTCTGGAGCGGTAAGGAGATTAATCTTTCCAGCCGCCATCCTTTCCAGCTCATCATCCTGATCGGGCTGGTGATCTACCTGCTCGTCTTCTTCTCGCGGATCGTGTTGCCGATCATGGCCCTGATCTATATGTTCTCGGGTATCGTGGCACGGATCGCCTATTCGAGGCAGCGTCACCGGAAGACCGCGCAAGCGGAGACGCTGAGCTCCTCCTCTACCTCTTCCACGGGAACCCCCGCATGA